The following are encoded together in the Astyanax mexicanus isolate ESR-SI-001 chromosome 8, AstMex3_surface, whole genome shotgun sequence genome:
- the tada2b gene encoding transcriptional adapter 2-beta: MADLGKKYCVNCLSDVSNLRIRCTDCPDIELCPECFSAGAEIGNHRRWHGYQQVDGGRFALWGAEAEGGWTGREEQSLLDAIEQYGFGNWEDMAAHVGASRTPQEVMDHYVSMYIHGNLGKACIPDNIPNRVTDHTCPGGGPLSPSLTTPLPPMDISVAEQQQLGYMPLRDDYEIEFDHEAEKLISGLSVNYDDEDVEIEMKRAHVDMYVRKLRERQRRKNIARDYNLVPAFLGKDKKEKERERPGGTGGVGSGGTGGTGLTGGSTTTNAQAVTGTTASVTTAAVAAASSAPKRKIIKEEREQRAKLRPLCQFMAHREFEDFFDNMHKERVLRAKVRELQRYRRNGITRLDESVEYEAARHKREKRKENKSSKRGSGGGGGLGGSSGIGGGGTGAAGGGTGGGGAGAIKEEGKDGEFAAIEHLTGFELLSDREKVLCNSLNLSPTRYLTVKTIIIKDHLQKRQGVPAKSRLPGYLDKVLKRRILNFLTESGWISRDAA, encoded by the exons ATGGCGGACCTGGGGAAGAAGTACTGTGTGAACTGCCTGTCGGACGTCAGTAACCTGCGGATCCGCTGCACGGACTGCCCGGATATCGAGCTGTGCCCGGAGTGCTTCTCCGCGGGCGCGGAGATCGGGAACCACCGGCGATGGCACGGGTACCAGCAGGTGGACGGGGGCCGGTTCGCGCTGTGGGGAGCCGAGGCGGAGGGCGGCTGGACGGGCAGAGAGGAGCAGAGCCTGCTGGACGCCATCGAGCAGTACGGCTTCGGAAACTGG GAGGACATGGCGGCCCACGTCGGAGCCTCTCGGACCCCTCAGGAAGTGATGGACCACTACGTCAGCATGTACATCCACGGCAACTTGGGCAAAGCGTGCATCCCCGACAACATTCCCAACCGCGTAACGGACCACACCTGCCCTGGCGGGGGTCCACTGTCCCCCAGCTTGACCACGCCTTTACCCCCGATGGACATTTCAGTGGCCGAGCAGCAGCAGCTGGGCTACATGCCTCTGCGAGACGACTACGAGATTGAGTTTGACCACGAGGCGGAGAAGCTCATCAGCGGACTTTCGGTCAACTACGACGACGAGGACGTCGAGATCGAAATGAAACGCGCCCATGTGGACATGTACGTACGGAAGCTGCGGGAACGGCAGAGACGCAAGAACATCGCCCGAGACTACAACCTCGTTCCCGCCTTTTTGGGTAAAGACAAGAAGGAGAAGGAGCGGGAAAGGCCGGGGGGCACCGGAGGAGTCGGTTCGGGAGGGACTGGGGGAACTGGGCTGACTGGTGGAAGCACCACGACAAATGCCCAGGCGGTGACGGGAACCACCGCGTCAGTGACGACGGCTGCAGTGGCGGCGGCGTCTTCAGCGCCCAAACGCAAGATTATAAAGGAGGAGCGCGAGCAGCGGGCGAAGCTGCGGCCGCTCTGCCAGTTCATGGCTCATCGGGAGTTTGAGGACTTCTTCGATAACATGCACAAGGAGCGAGTTTTGCGGGCCAAAGTGCGGGAACTGCAAAGGTACCGCCGCAACGGCATCACCCGGCTGGACGAGTCGGTGGAGTACGAGGCGGCGAGGCACAAGCGAGAGAAACGGAAAGAGAACAAGAGCTCCAAGAGGGGCAGCGGAGGCGGTGGAGGTTTGGGAGGCTCCTCTGGCATCGGAGGAGGCGGCACCGGTGCTGCTGGCGGTGGTACCGGTGGTGGAGGTGCAGGAGCTATAAAAGAGGAAGGAAAGGACGGCGAATTTGCAGCTATTGAACACTTAACCGGCTTTGAGCTGCTTTCCGATCGCGAGAAGGTTCTTTGCAACTCTCTCAATTTGAGTCCCACGCGCTACTTGACTGTCAAGACCATCATCATCAAGGACCACCTGCAGAAGAGGCAGGGTGTCCCTGCCAAGAGTCGACTGCCGGGCTACCTGGACAAAGTGCTAAAGAGGCGAATCCTTAACTTCCTCACAGAGAGCGGCTGGATATCTCGGGACGCTGCCTAG